DNA from Leucobacter aridicollis:
TACGCGCACTCGCTGCCGAGGGTATCCAGCGGGGCCACATGGGACTCCACGCGCGCAACGTGGCGATCGGGGCAGGCGCGACGGCCAGCGAGGTCGATGCAGTCGCGAGTGCGCTCGTTGCAGACGGGCGCGTTCGCGCAGACATCGCTGAGGGAATTATCGGTGAACTGCGGGCCGAACGGTGACTGACGTTCGGGCGCTTGGCTTGCCCGCCCGCGTCTCCCTGCCAAGTGGGCCGGACGCCGTGGAAGTCTGGGAGATGGCGCCGCGTGATGGGCTGCAAGCCGAGTCCAGGCTCCTCGGCATCGACGAGCGGGTTGAGCTCATCGAGCGGCTCGCCGGCGCCGGTTGCCCCATCATCGAGGTCGGTAGCTTTGTCCGCCCGGACCGTGTACCGGCAATGGCGGGTTCTGATGAGGTGCTTCGCCGGGTGGCGCACCTCGACGTGCGAAAACCAGTGCTGGTGCCGAATCTCCGTGGCTATGAGCTCGCGCGCGCCGCTGGCGCCACTGAGATCGCTGTCTTCCTCAGCGTCACCGAGTCCTTTTCGCAGAGCAACCTTGGTGCATCGCGCGAGACCATGGAAGCCGCTGCCGCTGCCGTAGTCGCGCGCGCCGTTGCTGACGGCGTGCGCGTACGCGGATATCTCTCTATGGTCTTCGGAGACCCGTGGGAAGGTCCAGTGTCGCCACGGGAGGTCCTCGGCCTTGCTCAGCGAATGCGGGCGTTCGGGGTATCGCAGCTTTCGCTTGGGGACACCATCGGTGTCGCGACGCCCGGCCAGGTGACCGAAGTGGTGCGCACGCTTACCGGGGAAGGAGTGCCTGTCGCTGATCTCGCGTTGCACATGCACGACACCTACGGTCAAGCTTTGGCAAACGTTGCCGCTGGCCTTGCCGAGGGAATCCGCGTCTTTGACTCGTCGGCGGGTGGGGTTGGTGGCTGCCCCTTTGCGCGTTCGGCCACCGGCAACCTTGCCACCGACGACTTGTTGTGGATGCTCATGGGGATGGGCATCCAGACAGGCATCAATTTGGATGCCCTCACCGAGGCGAGCTCGTGGCTGAGTGCCACGCTCCGCAAACCCCCTACATCACGAGTCGCAACGGCGCTGGCGCGTTAGAAAGAGGAAGCTCAATGAACAACGACCACCTTCTGGAGGTGTGGGGAGACACGGTTGATAGCCGTCACCTCGTCGCCTCTATTGGACTTGGCATTGGTATCGCGGTACCCGCCTACTTTGTCGCAGAGTGGGGATTTGGCCTGCTCACTGACGGCGATCCCCTCGCTCACTCCTACTCGCTGGTGACCGGCCTTGCAGCGTGTGTGCTGGCCGCCGTCATCGCGGCGCGGTTCTTCAAGCCGAAGAGG
Protein-coding regions in this window:
- a CDS encoding hydroxymethylglutaryl-CoA lyase, producing MTDVRALGLPARVSLPSGPDAVEVWEMAPRDGLQAESRLLGIDERVELIERLAGAGCPIIEVGSFVRPDRVPAMAGSDEVLRRVAHLDVRKPVLVPNLRGYELARAAGATEIAVFLSVTESFSQSNLGASRETMEAAAAAVVARAVADGVRVRGYLSMVFGDPWEGPVSPREVLGLAQRMRAFGVSQLSLGDTIGVATPGQVTEVVRTLTGEGVPVADLALHMHDTYGQALANVAAGLAEGIRVFDSSAGGVGGCPFARSATGNLATDDLLWMLMGMGIQTGINLDALTEASSWLSATLRKPPTSRVATALAR